Proteins encoded within one genomic window of Erinaceus europaeus chromosome 13, mEriEur2.1, whole genome shotgun sequence:
- the ZC3H12A gene encoding endoribonuclease ZC3H12A, with protein MNLWDLEDSHQGTPRPTQLPTPEEALAAEMQMKVDFFRKLGYSSAEIHSVLQKLGVQADTNTVLGELVKHGSAAERERQASPDPCPQLPLIPRGGGTPKAPTLEPSPAEEDKEGSDLRPVVIDGSNVAMSHGNKEVFSCRGILLAVNWFLERGHTDITVFVPSWRKEQPRPDVPIADQHILRELEKKKILVFTPSRRVGGKRVVCYDDRFIVKLAFESDGVVVSNDTYRDLQGERQEWKRFIEERLLMYSFVNDKFMPPDDPLGRHGPSLDNFLRKKPLTAEHKKQPCPYGRKCTYGIKCRFYHPERPSRPQRSVADELRANAHHSPPQAPGKDRSGRRPSPSPQPGFLPAEREQCSLDGKRVAAQVSLPPSGGTGGTFGPTDWFPQTLDSLPCMSQDSGIGSLESQMSELWGVRGGAPGEPGPPRGTFTGYAPYRAERTVPPTFSAFGRAVGAGHFSVPADYAPPPTAFAPREYWSEPYPLPPPTPVLQEPQRPGPGPDRGPWGGAGSLAKERASVYTKLCGVFPPHLVEVVMGRFPQLLDPEQLAAEIISYKSQHPKE; from the exons ATGAACCTGTGGGACCTTGAAGACAGCCACCAAGGGACCCCAAGACCAACCCAGCTGCCCACCCCGGAGGAGGCTTTGGCTGCTGAGATGCAGATGAAGGTGGACTTCTTCCGGAAGCTGGGCTACTCCTCCGCCGAGATCCACAGCGTCCTGCAGAAGCTGGGCGTCCAGGCGGACACCAACACGGTGCTGGGAGAACTGGTGAAACATGGCTCAGCGGCTGAGCGGGAACGCCAGGCCTCACCGGACCCCTGCCCGCAACTCCCCCTGATCCCCCGGGGTGGGGGCACCCCTAAAGCTCCCACCCTGGAGCCATCACCCGCAGAGGAGGACAAGGAAGGCAGTGACCTGAGACCCGTGGTCATCGATGGGAGCAACGTGGCCATGAG cCATGGGAACAAAGAGGTCTTCTCCTGCCGGGGCATCCTGCTGGCAGTGAACTGGTTTCTGGAGCGGGGTCACACAGACATCACGGTATTTGTACCATCTTGGAGGAAGGAGCAGCCGAGGCCTGACGTGCCCATCGCAG ACCAACATATCCTGCGGGAACTGGAGAAGAAGAAGATCCTGGTGTTCACACCGTCGAGGCGTGTGGGCGGCAAGCGGGTGGTGTGCTATGACGACCGCTTCATCGTCAAGCTGGCCTTCGAGTCAGATGGAGTGGTTGTCTCCAATGACACCTACCGCGACCTGCAAGGCGAGCGGCAGGAGTGGAAACGCTTCATTGAGGAGAGGCTGCTCATGTACTCCTTTGTCAATGACAA GTTCATGCCCCCTGATGACCCCTTGGGCCGCCATGGGCCAAGTCTGGATAACTTTCTGCGGAAGAAGCCACTCACAGCTGAGCACAAGAAACAGCCTTGTCCCTATG GAAGAAAATGCACCTACGGGATCAAGTGCCGCTTCTACCACCCCGAGCGGCCTAGCCGCCCCCAGCGCTCCGTGGCTGATGAGCTCCGAGCCAATGCCCACCACTCACCCCCCCAGGCGCCGGGCAAGGACAGGAGTGGGCGGCGcccttcaccttcacctcagCCTGGCTTTCTGCCAGCAGAGCGTGAGCAGTGCAGCCTCGATGGGAAGAGGGTGGCGGCCCAAGTGTCCCTCCCACCTAGTGGGGGCACTGGCGGCACGTTTGGGCCCACAGACTGGTTCCCACAGACCCTGGATTCTCTCCCATGCATGTCCCAGGACTCTGGTATCGGCTCCCTAGAGAGTCAGATGTCGGAACTGTGGGGCGTTCGAGGGGGAGCCCCTGGGGAGCCAGGCCCACCTCGGGGCACCTTCACAGGATACGCTCCCTATAGGGCCGAGCGCACAGTTCCTCCAACTTTCTCTGCCTTTGGACGAGCCGTAGGTGCCGGCCACTTCAGTGTTCCTGCAGATTATGCCCCCCCTCCAACTGCCTTCGCGCCCCGAGAGTACTGGTCAGAGCCGTACCCGCTGCCACCACCCACTCCAGTGCTGCAGGAGCCCCAGAGGCCTGGGCCAGGGCCTGACAGGGGCCCATGGGGCGGGGCAGGCAGCCTGGCCAAGGAGCGGGCCAGTGTGTACACCAAGCTGTGCGGCGTCTTCCCCCCACATCTGGTGGAGGTAGTGATGGGGCGCTTCCCACAGCTCCTGGACCCTGAGCAGCTGGCTGCCGAGATCATCTCCTACAAGTCCCAGCACCCCAAGGAGTAA